One part of the Vicia villosa cultivar HV-30 ecotype Madison, WI linkage group LG6, Vvil1.0, whole genome shotgun sequence genome encodes these proteins:
- the LOC131613099 gene encoding uncharacterized protein LOC131613099, with protein sequence MLRRARCGYEERGIRPLWMGENVFKEMLVYWKTDEFKKKSEKAKQRRASERGAANHRAGSISIADHAERMAVAKRRAPLMQELHERTYRGRDGEYCDDRARDTQAEYKRLKKEFLAKHPELGGPRGRYPLDPAIDQYLWLQASKGKKRNGKIYATGPLASNYKRGDRYSLFRRIADGEGSSRPPTLTPEITETIKQLAQSEAARENETLRKKQMELEEALRLSQEQMMLTQQQIQQQVQQQIQQQMQQQMQQMQKFFRQQYGGGGFGAVGNQGVVDENDEENVNNADDPDPK encoded by the exons ATGCTTAGGCGTGCCAGATGTGGATATGAAGAAAGAGGGATCAGACCTCTATGGATGGGAGAAAATGTGTTTAAAGAAATGCTTGTTTATTGGAAAACAGATGAGTTTAAGAAAAAATCTGAAAAAGCAAAGCAACGTAGAGCATCAGAAAGGGGAGCCGCCAATCATAGAGCCGGAAGCATTAGTATTGCTGATCATGCTGAACGAATG GCTGTGGCTAAGAGAAGAGCTCCATTAATGCAAGAGCTTCACGAGAGGACTTATCGGGGAAGAGATGGAGAGTATTGCGACGACCGTGCTAGAGATACTCAA GCGGAGTACAAAAGGTTGAAGAAGGAGTTTTTAGCTAAACATCCTGAGTTAGGCGGTCCACGTGGACGATATCCTCTTGATCCAGCTATTGATCAGTATTTGTGGTTGCAAGCAAGTAAGGGAAAGAAGAGAAATGGTAAAATTTATGCTACAGGACCTTTAGCTAGCAACTACAAAAGAGGGGATAGGTATTCTTTATTTAGGAGAATTGCAGACGGGGAAGGATCTTCACGTCCTCCGACATTAACCCCTGAAATaactgaaacaattaaacaactAGCTCAGAGTGAAGCAGCACGTGAAAATGAAACATTGAGAAAAAAACAAATGGAGTTGGAGGAAGCATTGAGACTTTCACAAGAGCAAATGATGCTTactcaacaacaaattcaacaacaagtgcaacaacaaatacaacaacaaATGCAACAACAAATGCAACAAATGCAAAAATTCTTTCGACAACAATATGGTGGTGGTGGATTTGGAGCGGTTGGTAACCAAGGAGTAGTAGACGAGAATGATGAAGAAAACGTAAATAATGCGGACGACCCGGATCCTAAgtga
- the LOC131611000 gene encoding uncharacterized protein LOC131611000, whose product MADSDSNSDEATSSAILAELTTKMTEALNRASAPSQNSSDHAVAPIGIKLDGNNYPLWSQVVEMHISGKDKLGYINGDLPQPPQTDPTFRRWRTDNAIVKGWIINSMDPSLISNFIRFSTAKLVWDAIATTYFDGSDTSQVYELRRRVTRLKQAGGSLEKYYNDLQGLWREIDFRRPNPMTCQVDIQHYNTLVQEERVYVFLDGLDDRLDNIRSDVLQMKPFPTVEQAYAQVRREALRQAVMTDNSNELSGAVLASKGLKLQSSKIFSQPKHKEASDGTKCSHCGGNKHTRDTCFKLNGYPDWWTDFQARKRRDTTDSNPGKAAVATAEPHLSLIPKSSSHSTEGYSHEGDHWAWY is encoded by the exons ATGGCCGACTCAGATTCAAACTCCGATGAGGCTACCTCGTCGGCTATTCTTGCTGAGCTGACGACGAAAATGACGGAAGCTCTGAACCGTGCTTCAGCCCCGTCACAAAATAGTTCTGACCATGCGGTGGCACCGATTGGCATCAAGTTAGATGGCAACAACTATCCCCTTTGGTCCCAGGTGGTCGAGATGCATATCTCGGGCAAAGACAAACTGGGATATATCAATGGAGATCTGCCGCAACCTCCGCAAACAGACCCTACCTTTCGACGTTGGCGGACTGACAACGCGATTGTTAAGGGATGGATAATCAACTCGATGGACCCTTCTCTAATCAGCAACTTTATTCGATTCTCCACTGCCAAGCTGGTGTGGGATGCTATTGCAACCACATACTTTGACGGTAGCGATACCTCCCAGGTGTATGAGCTTCGACGACGGGTGACACGTCTTAAACAAGCCGGTGGTTCTCTTGAAAAATATTACAACGATCTCCAAGGACTTTGGCGTGAGATAGATTTTCGTCGACCAAACCCGATGACTTGTCAAGTTGATATCCAACACTACAATACACTTGTCCAAGAAGAACGAGTGTATGTGTTTTTGGATGGACTTGATGACCGCTTGGATAATATCAGAAGCGATGTGTTACAAATGAAACCATTTCCAACAGTGGAGCAAGCATATGCACAAGTTAGAAGGGAAGCTCTTCGACAGGCAGTGATGACAGACAACTCAAATGAATTATCGGGAGCAGTTCTCGCATCTAAGGGTCTCAAGTTACAGAGCAGCAAGATATTCTCTCAACCCAAGCATAAAGAAGCATCGGATGGCACTAAATGTTCTCATTGTGGAGGTAACAAACATACTCGTGATACCTGTTTTAAGCTTAATGGCTATCCAGATTGGTGGACAGACTTTCAGGCTCGAAAGCGTCGCGATACAACTGATAGCAACCCGGGAAAAGCAGCAGTAGCTACTGCTGAGCCACATCTTTCCCTCATTCCAAAATCAAGCTCTCACTCCACTGAAG GATATTCTCACGAAGGAGATCATTGGGCGTGGTACTAA